Below is a genomic region from Aminiphilus circumscriptus DSM 16581.
CTCCGGGGTCATCGAGGAAGTCGGTGCCCGGGTTCCCAACCGCAAACGGGGAGACCGGGTGTGCGGCCTTCTCGGCGGTGGCGGCTACGCCGAATACGCGGCGGTTCATCACCTCATGCTTCTCGACATCCCGAACAACCTTTCCCTCGCCGAGGCAGCGGCAATTCCCGAGGTGTTTCTCACTGCCTTCGACGCCCTGGAGGACAAAGGCGCCCTTGCCACCGGAGAGACCGTGCTCATTCATGCCGGCGGGAGCGGCGTAGGGACTGCAGCAACGCAGATCGCCCGCGTCCTCGGGGCTTCCCGGATCTTCGTCACTCTCGGCTCGGACGAAAAAGCCGATGCAGCCCTCGCCCTCGGTGTCGATCGCGCCATCAACTACAACCGGGAGGACTTTGCCGCAGTCGTCCTTGAAGAAACCTCGAACGAAGGAGTCAACGTGATTCTCGATGTTGTCGGAAAAACCTACATGGAAGGCAACCTCCGCGCTGCGGCCGTGGAAGGACGCATCGTCTGCATCGCCTACCTTGGAGGTGGCTTGGGAGAAATCCACCTCCCGACACTCCTCCGGAAGCGATTGCGCCTCCAGGGAACCCTGCTTCGGACACGCCCGACAGACCAGAAAATGGAACTCTCCACGCGCTTTTCCCGGCGAATGATGCCTTTTTTTGCCCAGGGAAAGCTACGGCCCGTGATAGACTGTGTCTTCTCCCTGGAAGATGCGGCCGATGCCCACGAGTACATGGAACACAACAGAAATTTCGGGAAAATTCTTCTCGCGGTGAATCCGGAGCTTTAGCCAGACGATCAATATAGGGAAGCTCTGAATAAAGACCTTGCGCTTTTCCTTGACTCGGGTTGCATCAAGCTCTGCGAGGCGCCCTGCGGGGCTGACGCAGCCTTATTCAGAGATTCCATAGAACAAAACTTTGTCACGGAGGCCCCGAATCAAGTCTGGGTAACGGATATCACTTACATCCCCACAGCCGAGGGCTGGTTATATCTTGCCGGTCACAAGGATCTTTTTACCGGAGAGATTGTGGGCTACGCCATGGGAGAACGCATGACAAAGAATCTGGTCACCCAGTCCCTGTTTCGCGCTGTCGCTGCCAAGAGGACTGCGGCTGGTTTGATTCATCATTCCGACCGTGGCAGTCAGTACTGCGCCGCGGGCTACCGAAAACTCCTTGACCAGTTCAAAATGCGGGCATCGATGAGCCGCCGGAGGAACTGCTATGACAACGCGCCCATTGAGAGTTTTTGGGGTGTGCTGAAAAACGAACTCGTTCATCATCGCCGTTACGAAACCCGGCAGGAAGCTATACGGCAGATCACGACGTACATCGAAATCTTTTACAATCGGCAGCGACGGCAGAAGAGACTTGGTTCTCTCTCCCCTGCCGCCTATGAGAAACAATTTTTCAAAGAGCAGTAGGCTGCTTACATGTTTTGGTGTCCGCTATTGACGACCGATCCCATTCCGCCAACGCAAAAGCGCTTCAAGTCCGATGAGGCGTCCCGTCACCACCTCCACCTGAGGTTGAGAGTAAAGCGCGAATTCCTCCCGCTTGTTCCCAGCCATGGAATTCCCTCCCGGCATCTTCCCATACGGGCCAAAGATCCTCCTCCTCCTTTTTACCGTAGCACAATTTTTGCGAAAAGAACTCCCGCAAGCCTCACGGACAAAACGACCACCGAACTCCATAGCAGAACGGAAAAAGGAACCAAGCCCCCCCTCGCGTGTGGTACAATTGCGCTACACCGAACGAAAAGGGAGGGATGGGTGTGGCGATTTACGTCCATATCAGCGGCGCCCCGGAGAAACTGAAGGCATGCCTGGAGAACAAAATTGCAATACTGCCTCAGGATTTCGAGGGAGCCGCAAAGGGGCAAACGATTTACTACTTCTACGGGTTCCTCGAACAGACGTATGTCATGGCTCGTGCCGTTTTGACGAAAAGCAACGACAAGGTTGCCGACGACACGGAGAACAGCAAGGTGTGGTCGGTAAAGAACCTTGAATACTGCACACCGCTTGGTCTCCACGAACTGCTCCTGCCTGAGACATGGCACGTCCTCGAAAACAGTGCGGAAGAACTCCCCCCTGCGGTGGAAGAAATTCTCGCACCGGAATTCGAGACCCGCACGACGGGAGCGCCCATCGATCCTGATACATGGTGGAAGCCCATGCAGCCTCCGGCACAAACGGCCTTCCCCGAATCTCCGGAACCATCCTCCGAAGAGGATCCCTGCATGTGCGAGGACAACCCCGAGGCATGTGAAATTCCGCCCCTTGATCCGCGCCATGTGGACGACAACCCCGGGGAAGAGACGAAAGCGACATGCCCCTCCTCCGAAGAGGAAGAGGCGGCGGCTTCCGTGCGGGAAACATGCACTGAGCCCCTCCCTTGGGAAACGGTCCCGGAGAGTTGCGAAGGACACGGAGACACAGGCACGATTCTGTCCCGAGAAGGGGAAGGGGGAGCATCTTCCATGGAGAAGAAAATGAAGCACGGTTTCGTCGTCGGCTTTGTGATTGTCCTCGCCCTGGCAGTGCTCGTCGCCACCCTTTCCCGGCTTGACAGCTTCCGGAGCGATCTGCGGAACGTAATGAGCATGCTGGAAAAGAGCGCCGCTGTGGCGGAACAGAACGCACAAGACATCTCCAAGATCACAGCCCGTCTGGGAGAACTGGAAAAGTCCATGCGAATGACTGCCCGAAACGATGCCGCCCTTGCAGGGGAAATCAAGAGCGTCAAGGAAGCGGTGGTGCAACTGCAATCTACCCCACCCCTCGATCCCGGCGCTTCGAAAGAACTGGTCCAACTCCTCCAGAACGAACTCCGGAATCGTGACGAGCTGATCCGCCAGCTTGCGACACCCAAACAGCAGTAACAGCTTTTTGCGCAAGAATATCACCAGGGGAGGCCTACGGGCCCCCCTGTCGCATTTTCCGGAGAATCTTCCCACTTCTCCGTGATCCTTCGAGCCATCGCTGGGAAACGCGCCGAGGAGGCCACCTTCCCACGGGAAAGGGCACCAGGGATCCCCACGGGCCATATAAATCCTGACTTTTTTCAATGCTGCCATAAAAGCAAAAGAACTATGAAATCTCTGAATAAGGCTACGTCAGCCCCGCAGGGCGCCTCGCAGAGCTTGACGCGACCCGAGTCAAGGAAAAGCCAAAGATCTTTCTTCAGAGCTTCCTTGAGCGAAATACCGCGCCCCACATCCAAAGGGGAGGATCCGCTTATGGAACAACGGCAGGAACATGCCGTCATTACCGTTCTCGGAAAGGACCGAGTAGGGATCATCGCAGGAATCGGCGCTGTTGTGGCCGAACGGAATGCGAACATTCTGGACATCAGCCAAGCCATCATCGGAGGCTTTTTCAGCATGATCACCGTGGTCGATCTGGGCGCATAGCGCGGCGCCTTTTCGGAACTCAAGGAGCTTCTCGAAGTGAGGGGAAGCGACCTGGGCATGCAGGCAACGACAATCCAGCACGAGGATGCCTTTCGGTTCATGCACCGAATTTAGGGAGGAAATCGCATCGCCGTCCCCGGTGACACTCCCGCATCCACACTGAGCGCCATCATCGCCGACGAAGCCGTCATCGGCATGATCAACCGCAAGACCACGGCGGTGCGGATCATTCCCGTCCCCGGAGCTTCCGTGGGAGACCGGATGGAGTTCGGCGGCCTGCTCGGCAGCGCTCCCGTCATTCCCGTGCACAAAGAGGAGTCCCTACTCTTCATCAGTCGCGGGGGTCGCATTCCCGCTCCCGTGCAGGCCATGACGAACTGAGCACTCTCAATTACGAAAACCAGAGACTGAACGAAAAAGGAGCTGCGTTCATGAACACCGATCGCCCCCGCATTTCACCCTACATACCGCTCTTTTTCGGCATCTGTGCCATCTCCACGGGAGCCATCTTCGCCCGCCTCGCCGATGCGCCCTCCCTGGCCATCGCCGCGTACCGGGCAGGCCTGGCCTCCCTGATTCTGCTTCCCTTCGCCCTTGCGACCCGACGCAAGGAAATGGCCGCTCTTTCCAGAAGGGATTTGTACCGGGTCATCGGC
It encodes:
- a CDS encoding NAD(P)H-quinone oxidoreductase, which encodes MRAVVLQDHGDPEVLQIKEIRTPVPESEEVLVRIAYSALNRADILQRRGLYPVPDIAGNGPEVPGLEFSGVIEEVGARVPNRKRGDRVCGLLGGGGYAEYAAVHHLMLLDIPNNLSLAEAAAIPEVFLTAFDALEDKGALATGETVLIHAGGSGVGTAATQIARVLGASRIFVTLGSDEKADAALALGVDRAINYNREDFAAVVLEETSNEGVNVILDVVGKTYMEGNLRAAAVEGRIVCIAYLGGGLGEIHLPTLLRKRLRLQGTLLRTRPTDQKMELSTRFSRRMMPFFAQGKLRPVIDCVFSLEDAADAHEYMEHNRNFGKILLAVNPEL
- a CDS encoding IS3 family transposase, whose protein sequence is MKLCEAPCGADAALFRDSIEQNFVTEAPNQVWVTDITYIPTAEGWLYLAGHKDLFTGEIVGYAMGERMTKNLVTQSLFRAVAAKRTAAGLIHHSDRGSQYCAAGYRKLLDQFKMRASMSRRRNCYDNAPIESFWGVLKNELVHHRRYETRQEAIRQITTYIEIFYNRQRRQKRLGSLSPAAYEKQFFKEQ
- a CDS encoding EAL domain-containing protein, which gives rise to MAGNKREEFALYSQPQVEVVTGRLIGLEALLRWRNGIGRQ
- a CDS encoding ACT domain-containing protein, which translates into the protein MEQRQEHAVITVLGKDRVGIIAGIGAVVAERNANILDISQAIIGGFFSMITVVDLGA